The following coding sequences are from one Biomphalaria glabrata chromosome 8, xgBioGlab47.1, whole genome shotgun sequence window:
- the LOC106060129 gene encoding multiple epidermal growth factor-like domains protein 6, with translation MTPIILLVTLVIAGCLGLEERSFASCVHNCNGDIACEIHCAHTNPVRALGSCNHQCPPNDVGCETACSHEHNQRALGECLHNCPPMDIGCEVQCSHQNAKRALGECLHQCPPGDVGCEIQCAHNNGRRALAECLNHCSGNLACEIQCTHNNPVRALGECLHQCPPLDVGCEVQCAHNNKREQCISLCPPNDQGCHSACSHEVVGKRESCISQCPPNDQGCHNACSHEVVGKRESCISQCPPNDQGCHNACSHEVVG, from the exons ATGACTCCAATCATCCTTCTTGTCACTCTTGTCATTGCTGGATGTCTCG GACTCGAGGAGAGGTCATTCGCTAGCTGTGTCCACAACTGTAATGGCGACATTGCTTGTGAGATTCACTGCGCACACACTAATCCAGTCAGAGCTTTAGGCAGCTGTAACCACCAGTGTCCACCCAACGATGTCGGCTGCGAGACTGCATGCTCTCATGAACACAACCAGAGAGCTCTGGGGGAGTGCCTCCATAACTGTCCCCCAATGGATATCGGATGTGAAGTACAATGCTCACACCAAAACGCAAAGAGAGCCCTGGGTGAGTGCCTACATCAATGCCCTCCAGGTGACGTCGGATGTGAGATTCAATGCGCCCACAACAATGGTAGACGAGCCCTAGCCGAGTGCCTGAATCACTGCTCAGGGAATCTTGCATGTGAAATTCAGTGCACCCACAACAACCCTGTGAGGGCCCTTGGGGAATGCTTACACCAGTGCCCACCCCTTGATGTCGGCTGCGAAGTCCAGTGTGCCCATAACAACAAGAGGGAACAGTGCATTAGTCTATGCCCACCAAATGACCAAGGATGCCACAGTGCTTGCTCTCACGAGGTCGTCGGCAAAAGAGAGTCTTGCATTAGCCAATGCCCGCCAAATGACCAGGGATGCCACAATGCTTGCTCACATGAGGTCGTCGGCAAAAGAGAGTCTTGCATTAGCCAATGCCCGCCAAATGACCAGGGATGCCACAATGCTTGCTCACATGAGGTTGTCGGCTAA